Proteins from one Acidihalobacter prosperus genomic window:
- a CDS encoding proton-conducting transporter transmembrane domain-containing protein has translation MDVLLLLLTCLPLVSALAVRLAPAGTPLRAGRISATFSVLTLLAALVLFAGQLLSPHHSTAQSGQPLLLLDPLGTLMALVIAAISLVVHLYSLRYMAEEPRYAHFFMLLDLMTASLILMVTAGNLILLLVAWHLIGVLLYFLLGFETRSRSAQRYALWTLLTYRLGDLPIVIAAVLLYHAYGTLYLPHLFELVRDNPSVTAAGIPVVMSAAALIVLSAFARSAQFLLHTWLPYTMEGPTPVSALMHAGIVNAGAFVINRFAPLFIDAGPVLHWAFLVGLLTAIIGSMLMLIQNDIKKSLGYSTMGQMGFMIMECGLGAFSLAIFHLIAHGLFKGTLFLSSGGVIGSARHSDNVPKNSVYTFVVERQPSASKPSWLAMALLTVAVPALLLGFAHWFVSNDIFQEQGAVILLFFGWMTGAQLLYSIHRMETPDPWRMIALAIFSLLIIVVGYTLISYAFGVLLYPDEDMRLAIYHAAGITQPWFYALVGVITLFIFAGWLLVYRSDRRGGDRREGVIWLAAYTHLSRELYISDFYSLFGRVLFRASARLNRWLRWL, from the coding sequence ATGGACGTACTGCTCTTGCTGCTCACCTGCCTGCCGCTGGTTTCGGCGCTAGCCGTGAGGCTCGCGCCGGCCGGCACGCCTCTGCGCGCGGGCCGGATCAGCGCGACCTTCAGCGTGCTCACGTTGCTGGCGGCGCTGGTGCTGTTCGCCGGACAGCTGCTGTCGCCGCACCACTCCACCGCTCAAAGCGGCCAGCCCCTGCTGCTGCTCGACCCCCTGGGCACGCTGATGGCCCTGGTCATCGCCGCGATCAGCCTGGTGGTGCATCTCTACTCCCTGCGCTACATGGCCGAAGAGCCCCGCTACGCGCATTTCTTCATGCTGCTCGACTTGATGACGGCCTCGCTGATATTGATGGTCACGGCGGGCAATCTGATTCTGCTGCTGGTCGCATGGCATCTGATCGGTGTACTGCTGTATTTCCTGCTCGGTTTCGAGACGCGCAGCCGCAGCGCCCAGCGCTATGCGCTCTGGACCCTGCTGACCTACCGCCTCGGCGACCTGCCCATCGTGATCGCCGCCGTGCTGCTGTATCACGCCTACGGCACTCTGTATCTGCCCCACCTGTTCGAACTGGTGCGCGACAATCCCTCGGTTACGGCCGCGGGCATCCCGGTGGTCATGAGTGCCGCTGCGCTGATTGTGCTGTCGGCCTTCGCCCGCTCGGCGCAGTTCCTGCTGCATACCTGGCTGCCCTACACCATGGAAGGACCGACGCCGGTCTCGGCGCTGATGCACGCCGGCATCGTGAATGCGGGCGCCTTCGTCATCAACCGCTTTGCGCCGCTCTTCATCGACGCAGGCCCGGTATTGCACTGGGCCTTCCTGGTCGGGCTGCTGACCGCCATCATCGGCTCGATGCTGATGCTCATTCAGAACGACATCAAGAAATCGCTGGGTTATTCGACCATGGGGCAGATGGGCTTCATGATCATGGAGTGCGGCCTGGGCGCATTCTCCCTGGCCATTTTTCATCTCATCGCCCACGGGCTGTTCAAGGGCACGCTGTTCCTGAGCTCCGGCGGCGTCATCGGCAGTGCCCGCCATAGCGACAACGTGCCGAAGAACAGCGTCTACACCTTCGTGGTCGAACGACAGCCGAGCGCGAGCAAGCCCTCATGGCTGGCCATGGCGCTGCTCACGGTCGCGGTGCCGGCGCTGCTGCTGGGCTTCGCGCACTGGTTCGTGAGCAACGATATCTTCCAGGAGCAGGGTGCGGTGATTCTGCTGTTCTTCGGCTGGATGACCGGCGCACAGCTGTTGTACTCGATCCATCGCATGGAAACCCCCGACCCCTGGCGCATGATCGCGCTGGCCATCTTTTCCCTGCTGATCATCGTGGTCGGATACACCCTTATCAGCTACGCCTTCGGCGTACTCCTGTATCCGGATGAAGACATGCGCCTCGCCATCTATCACGCGGCCGGCATCACCCAGCCCTGGTTCTACGCCCTGGTAGGCGTGATCACGCTGTTCATCTTCGCGGGCTGGCTGCTGGTCTACCGCTCAGACCGGCGCGGCGGCGACCGGCGCGAAGGCGTGATATGGCTTGCCGCCTACACGCACCTTTCGCGCGAACTTTATATCAGCGATTTCTACTCTCTGTTCGGTCGCGTGCTGTTCCGTGCGTCCGCCCGACTCAACCGCTGGCTGAGGTGGCTGTGA
- a CDS encoding DUF2309 domain-containing protein, translated as MTLPLSRALKIRSMVYIAGEAIPNFWPMRSFIHHNPLHGLEHLRFEQAIAHGEALFHARGFLSRGEYQRYLAEGGISADALTAQIDAFSRRQALPQGLDGRKLFLHLATRIATPVTRRNKLSTPRDVACRLHGKDAEAATRDIEASLRTLLHATLGESRPVYESVDALLATDIGTTLDELLVKSCLDFFDEGQSAWGMPDREQGLYRAWRQLALRNLRFKLRGLDMKQLLTRAQQPETMIALVMEALQIPETAWVDYFTRELTRLHGWSGFIRWRSHAKQYHWQKTHPADLVDLLALRLSLSLALLQEHARHLPWRSIDAPAMHAYLERDTHRAFLQHELHSGEILPAFALEVEEALLCNDAKATRALCTRYVEALLTQESAQQATRVRTLAQGAGVALERLSEDELEALLRVLGEFERAEGMLWLRAMEATATQSLLRDLCMQPPETADKRPFAQALFCIDTRSEPLRRQLESIGDYQTFGIAGFFGVPMSFIELGKGSEAHLCPAVATPRNLTLEMSIDQQAGEPAAISALEHALHELKESVVAPFATVEAVGLLFGFDMFGKTLAPTLYNRWRERLMPHKPATRLLLDKLTSEQADSIVRAVQRALIMIALRQELGRPDEAIPDDVVRELREVALEHQPVGDGLLERLDIDRSRLDALLTRLRAHYRVNRDEAARQMEQLARIGFSLREQVLFVTQALSSIGLTRNFSRFVLLVGHGSLSQNNPYESALDCGACGGNLGLNNARALAYMANKPEVRSRLRKQGIDIPDDTWFIPALHNTTTDEVVPHDLELLPAGHLLYIDRLRKGLHAASRLSALERAPKLAPVSARRLDPDHAERLVHRNALDWSQVRPEWGLSRNAYFIIGRRGMTQGHSLDGRAFLHSYDWRLDPRRRLLENILTGPLVVGQWINMEHYFSAVDNEHYGSGSKVYHNVAGRFAVMSGNIGDLRTGLPAQTVLKDGRPYHDPLRLITVIEAPFAHACDALNAVAPVKSLVHNGWVRLVVVDPESGQIHLFDDERREWSEPLAAPLASTH; from the coding sequence ATGACCCTGCCCCTGTCCCGTGCGCTCAAGATTCGCTCGATGGTCTATATCGCGGGCGAAGCCATCCCCAATTTCTGGCCGATGCGCAGCTTCATCCACCACAACCCGCTGCATGGACTCGAACACCTGCGCTTCGAACAGGCCATCGCGCACGGCGAAGCGCTGTTCCATGCGCGCGGCTTCCTGTCGCGCGGGGAATATCAGCGCTATCTCGCCGAGGGCGGTATCAGCGCCGACGCGCTGACGGCGCAGATCGACGCTTTCAGCCGCCGGCAGGCGCTGCCGCAGGGACTGGACGGCCGGAAGCTGTTTCTGCACCTCGCCACCCGCATTGCAACGCCGGTGACCCGCCGCAACAAACTCTCGACCCCGCGCGACGTCGCCTGCCGGCTGCACGGCAAAGACGCAGAGGCCGCGACGCGCGACATCGAGGCCAGCCTGCGGACCCTGCTGCATGCGACCCTGGGCGAAAGCCGCCCGGTCTACGAATCCGTCGATGCCCTGCTGGCCACCGACATCGGCACGACCCTGGACGAACTGCTGGTCAAGAGCTGCCTGGACTTCTTCGACGAAGGACAGTCCGCCTGGGGCATGCCGGATCGGGAGCAGGGGCTGTATCGCGCCTGGCGCCAGCTCGCGCTGCGCAATCTGCGCTTCAAGCTGCGCGGATTGGACATGAAGCAACTACTGACTCGCGCACAGCAGCCGGAAACCATGATCGCGCTGGTCATGGAGGCGCTGCAGATTCCGGAAACAGCCTGGGTGGACTACTTCACCCGTGAACTCACGCGCCTGCATGGCTGGTCAGGCTTCATCCGCTGGCGCTCGCATGCCAAGCAGTACCACTGGCAGAAGACCCATCCGGCCGATCTCGTCGACCTGCTCGCCCTGCGCCTGTCGCTCAGCCTGGCCCTGCTGCAGGAGCACGCACGCCACCTGCCCTGGCGCAGCATCGACGCGCCGGCCATGCATGCCTACCTCGAGCGCGACACCCACCGCGCCTTCCTCCAGCACGAACTACACAGCGGCGAAATCCTGCCCGCCTTCGCGCTAGAGGTCGAGGAGGCACTGCTGTGCAACGACGCCAAGGCCACGCGTGCGCTCTGCACGCGCTATGTCGAGGCTCTGCTCACCCAGGAAAGCGCACAGCAGGCCACCCGCGTGCGGACGCTCGCCCAAGGCGCAGGCGTCGCGCTCGAACGCCTTTCCGAGGACGAACTGGAAGCGTTGCTGCGCGTGCTCGGCGAGTTCGAGCGCGCCGAAGGCATGCTGTGGCTGCGCGCCATGGAGGCCACGGCCACGCAATCGCTGCTGCGCGACCTGTGCATGCAACCGCCCGAAACGGCAGACAAGCGCCCCTTCGCACAGGCGCTTTTCTGTATCGACACCCGTTCGGAACCGCTACGTCGCCAGCTTGAGTCCATCGGCGACTACCAGACCTTCGGCATCGCCGGCTTCTTCGGCGTACCGATGAGCTTCATCGAACTCGGCAAGGGCAGCGAAGCCCACCTCTGCCCGGCGGTGGCCACCCCGCGCAACCTGACCCTGGAAATGAGTATCGACCAGCAGGCCGGCGAGCCGGCCGCGATCAGCGCCCTCGAACATGCCCTGCACGAACTCAAGGAATCCGTCGTCGCGCCGTTCGCCACGGTGGAGGCCGTGGGCCTGCTGTTCGGCTTCGACATGTTCGGCAAGACGCTCGCGCCGACCCTCTACAACCGCTGGCGCGAGCGCCTGATGCCGCATAAGCCGGCCACTCGACTGCTGCTGGACAAACTCACCAGCGAGCAGGCCGATTCGATCGTGCGCGCCGTTCAACGCGCGCTGATCATGATCGCTCTCAGGCAGGAACTCGGACGGCCGGACGAGGCCATCCCCGACGACGTGGTGCGAGAACTGCGCGAGGTCGCGCTCGAGCACCAGCCCGTCGGCGACGGACTGCTGGAGCGGCTGGACATCGACCGGTCGCGGCTCGACGCCCTGCTGACGCGCCTGCGCGCACATTACCGCGTCAACCGCGACGAGGCCGCGCGCCAGATGGAGCAGCTGGCCAGGATCGGTTTCTCGCTGCGCGAACAGGTGCTCTTCGTGACCCAGGCCCTGAGCTCCATCGGCCTCACGCGCAATTTCTCGCGTTTCGTTCTGCTGGTCGGGCACGGTAGCCTGTCGCAGAACAATCCCTACGAATCCGCACTCGACTGCGGCGCCTGCGGCGGCAACCTCGGCCTCAACAATGCGCGTGCGCTGGCCTACATGGCCAACAAGCCCGAGGTGCGCAGCCGTCTGCGCAAACAGGGCATCGACATCCCCGACGACACCTGGTTCATCCCCGCGCTGCACAACACCACGACCGACGAGGTCGTGCCACACGACCTCGAACTGCTGCCAGCCGGCCATCTGCTGTACATCGACCGGCTGCGCAAGGGACTGCATGCCGCCTCGCGCCTGTCCGCGCTGGAACGCGCTCCCAAGCTTGCGCCGGTATCCGCCCGCCGCCTCGACCCCGACCATGCGGAACGGCTGGTGCATCGCAACGCCTTGGACTGGTCTCAGGTCCGCCCCGAATGGGGGCTATCGCGCAACGCCTATTTCATCATCGGCCGGCGCGGCATGACCCAGGGCCACTCACTGGACGGACGCGCCTTCCTGCACTCATACGACTGGCGCCTCGACCCACGCCGCCGCCTGCTCGAGAACATCCTGACCGGCCCGCTGGTGGTCGGCCAGTGGATCAACATGGAGCATTATTTTTCCGCCGTCGACAACGAGCACTACGGCAGCGGCAGCAAGGTGTATCACAACGTCGCCGGCCGCTTCGCGGTCATGAGCGGCAACATCGGCGACCTGCGCACCGGCCTGCCGGCACAGACCGTGCTCAAGGACGGCCGCCCCTACCACGACCCGTTGCGGCTGATCACCGTCATCGAAGCGCCATTCGCGCACGCCTGCGACGCGCTCAATGCGGTCGCCCCCGTCAAATCGCTGGTCCATAACGGCTGGGTCAGGCTGGTGGTGGTCGACCCCGAAAGCGGACAGATCCATCTCTTCGACGACGAACGGCGCGAGTGGTCGGAGCCGCTCGCCGCACCGCTCGCCTCCACCCATTGA
- a CDS encoding P-II family nitrogen regulator, whose product MQNLKLNPLKKLEIILEGEHMEFATDLLDRAGVKGYTIVNQLSGKGSHGFYEGHVMFNEDDVLIMIITAVPEALVEPIVEGFTPFFNKHSGVIFISDIQVSRLVKFTN is encoded by the coding sequence ATGCAAAACCTGAAGCTCAATCCGCTGAAAAAACTGGAAATCATCCTCGAAGGCGAGCATATGGAGTTCGCCACGGACCTGCTCGACCGTGCCGGCGTCAAGGGCTACACCATCGTCAACCAGCTATCCGGAAAGGGCAGCCACGGCTTCTACGAAGGGCACGTGATGTTCAACGAGGACGACGTGCTGATCATGATCATCACCGCCGTGCCGGAAGCGCTGGTGGAACCGATCGTCGAAGGCTTCACGCCGTTCTTCAACAAGCATTCGGGCGTGATCTTCATTTCCGACATCCAGGTCAGCCGGCTGGTGAAGTTCACCAATTGA
- a CDS encoding S1 family peptidase, producing MRIDTLAKRLMFNTVRVDTVLEDGTEGSGTGFVVAHQGPHGLRRFIVTNRHLVEGVRSGGLVFTQGRDGQPLIGTRFELEIEEFPHAWFLHPDPEMDLAIVPMAPLERAARDQGVQLYYHDIDTALVPDAATVNGFDALEEILFVGYPNGVWDHVNLLPIMRRGTTATPIGMDFEGQAEFLIDAAVYPGSSGSPVFLYRGEGTAQAGAARAPLYFLGVIAAVFFREEENQLVPGPVPASQGGATVRQSEMIDLGLVIKSQAVVGLIEEYCRRWRE from the coding sequence ATGCGCATCGACACCTTGGCCAAGCGCCTGATGTTCAACACCGTGCGCGTGGATACGGTACTGGAAGACGGCACCGAGGGGTCCGGGACGGGATTCGTGGTTGCGCACCAGGGTCCGCACGGGCTTCGCCGCTTCATCGTCACCAACCGCCATCTGGTGGAAGGCGTGCGCAGCGGCGGTCTGGTGTTCACGCAGGGACGCGACGGCCAGCCGTTGATCGGCACCCGTTTCGAGCTTGAGATCGAGGAATTTCCGCATGCGTGGTTCCTGCATCCCGACCCGGAAATGGATCTTGCGATCGTGCCGATGGCGCCGCTGGAACGCGCCGCGCGCGATCAGGGCGTGCAGCTCTACTATCATGACATAGACACCGCCCTGGTGCCCGATGCGGCCACCGTTAACGGTTTCGATGCGCTCGAGGAAATCCTCTTCGTGGGCTATCCCAACGGCGTATGGGATCACGTGAACCTGTTGCCGATCATGCGCCGAGGTACGACGGCGACGCCCATAGGCATGGATTTCGAGGGGCAGGCCGAGTTTCTCATCGATGCGGCCGTCTATCCTGGCTCCAGCGGCAGCCCGGTATTCCTGTACCGAGGCGAGGGCACGGCACAGGCCGGCGCTGCGCGCGCACCACTGTATTTTCTGGGCGTGATCGCGGCGGTGTTCTTCCGCGAGGAGGAGAACCAATTGGTGCCAGGGCCTGTTCCGGCCAGTCAAGGCGGCGCCACGGTGCGCCAGTCGGAGATGATCGACCTCGGCCTGGTCATCAAGTCCCAGGCAGTGGTCGGGCTGATCGAGGAGTATTGCCGGCGCTGGCGCGAGTAA
- a CDS encoding BMC domain-containing protein: MNIELRTFVFIDALQPQLASYLATSSQGFLPIPGDACLWVEVAPGMAVHRLSDLALKSTNVRMGQQVVERSFGSMEIHFRNQSEVKAAGDAILDQLDVSVEQRMGCSIPWLEIIRAITPDHATLINRQQRYGSMILPGKCLFIMETQPAGYVIHAANEAEKAANVTLVDVKPFGNFGRLTMMGNDAEVEQAAEAARRAVESINRRARAVVQAD, from the coding sequence ATGAACATCGAGCTGCGTACCTTCGTCTTCATCGACGCGTTGCAGCCGCAGCTCGCGTCTTATCTCGCCACCTCCTCGCAGGGGTTCCTGCCGATTCCGGGCGATGCCTGTCTGTGGGTCGAGGTCGCGCCCGGCATGGCGGTCCATCGCCTGTCCGATCTTGCGCTCAAGTCGACGAATGTGCGCATGGGGCAGCAGGTGGTGGAGCGTTCCTTCGGTTCGATGGAAATCCACTTCCGTAACCAGAGCGAGGTCAAGGCGGCGGGCGACGCGATTCTCGACCAGCTGGACGTGTCGGTCGAGCAGCGTATGGGCTGCAGCATCCCCTGGCTGGAAATCATCCGCGCGATCACCCCCGATCACGCCACCCTGATCAACCGCCAGCAGCGCTACGGCTCGATGATCCTGCCGGGGAAGTGCCTGTTCATCATGGAAACGCAGCCGGCCGGCTACGTCATTCACGCCGCCAACGAGGCGGAGAAGGCCGCCAACGTGACATTGGTCGACGTCAAGCCGTTCGGCAACTTCGGCCGTCTGACCATGATGGGCAACGATGCCGAGGTCGAGCAGGCGGCCGAAGCGGCGCGTCGTGCGGTCGAATCGATCAACCGGCGGGCGAGAGCCGTCGTACAGGCGGACTGA
- a CDS encoding nitric oxide reductase activation protein NorD: MSIRLEEQSALLDALPEHAASLLRDNWSEATRTFSGAGLRNYLRGVEAFNDLGRNENLLLSYIEKAPQLARAVGEDCVPLLIEFILAMASKTSGEVLGLLVDAAPGAAARLGDIEVFTQFLDLMSHVAATAPRGMRPLLEHLDRLFGQLTLGGLRRWVQWGLKTYANDIEGQHRYFSLQSPDALSVLQRERKGTVFIDVQRRLNMYLRAIWGRDFFMRPTAGDYENREGLRPYIERYVIHIADAYDDYKIGEDAQAGIVSGVDIYRAAANHCAAHLVFTREPMPSDGLSALERAVCELIEDARVEALACARYPNMRNAWLALHPAPVAHEPQTPGELLHRLAYGLLDPGYEDSHAWVADALARFRAWPTLEAGGQSLTLGVQLAAALAEFGLPPYHAERDRQRAIYRDDNRFIWSGGDYDTDEALMATWEPKQQRRDVNVMEMVNAVDVEFAGDDAQEIWVLGTEFMLDDGTSLNELEGGQATSMPVHYHEWDYQIQLERPEWATVIERRPAMGDLDEIERTLDTLKPTVSRLRHKIEALVPQGMQRIRHLEDGDDLDIDAAVRAMIDLRSGRQPDPRVMMRNRLHNRDVGVLMLLDVSESANDAVPGGDETILSLTRKACLVLAEALEKIGDPFALHAFSSDGRHDVRYQRIKDFNQPYDDTGKARLAGMTAGYSTRLGTALRHAGGFLRHLPQQKKLLLVITDGEPADVDVRDPQYLRYDARYAVDELRRAGIVTYGLSLDPYADQYVSQIFGIGRYAVVDHVERLPEKLSTLYMGLTR; this comes from the coding sequence ATGAGCATCCGTCTGGAAGAGCAAAGCGCGCTGCTCGACGCGCTGCCTGAGCACGCCGCTTCGCTGCTGCGCGACAACTGGTCCGAAGCGACGCGGACGTTCTCGGGCGCCGGCCTGCGCAACTACCTGCGCGGCGTCGAAGCGTTCAACGACCTCGGCCGCAACGAGAACCTGCTGCTGAGCTACATCGAAAAGGCACCGCAGCTGGCGCGCGCCGTGGGCGAGGACTGCGTCCCGCTACTGATCGAATTCATCCTGGCGATGGCGTCCAAGACCTCCGGGGAAGTGCTTGGCCTGTTGGTGGACGCGGCGCCGGGCGCGGCCGCGCGTCTCGGCGATATCGAGGTCTTCACACAGTTTCTCGATCTGATGTCGCATGTTGCCGCGACTGCGCCGCGCGGCATGCGCCCGCTGCTCGAGCATCTCGATCGGCTGTTCGGCCAGCTGACCCTGGGCGGCCTGCGCCGCTGGGTGCAGTGGGGACTGAAAACCTACGCCAACGACATAGAGGGGCAGCACCGCTATTTCTCGCTGCAAAGTCCCGATGCGCTCAGCGTATTGCAGCGCGAACGCAAGGGTACGGTTTTCATCGATGTGCAGCGGCGACTCAACATGTATCTGCGCGCGATCTGGGGCCGCGACTTCTTCATGCGCCCGACCGCCGGCGATTATGAAAACCGCGAGGGCCTGCGACCCTACATCGAGCGCTACGTCATTCACATCGCCGACGCCTACGACGATTACAAGATCGGCGAGGACGCACAGGCCGGGATCGTGAGTGGCGTGGACATCTATCGTGCGGCGGCCAACCACTGCGCCGCCCATCTCGTGTTCACGCGCGAACCGATGCCGTCCGACGGGCTCAGCGCGCTGGAGCGCGCCGTCTGCGAGCTGATCGAGGATGCGCGGGTGGAGGCGCTCGCCTGCGCGCGCTATCCGAACATGCGCAACGCCTGGCTGGCGCTGCATCCGGCACCGGTCGCCCACGAGCCGCAAACGCCGGGCGAGCTGTTGCACCGGCTGGCCTATGGCTTGCTCGATCCCGGCTACGAGGATTCGCATGCCTGGGTTGCCGACGCGCTTGCGCGTTTTCGCGCCTGGCCGACGCTTGAGGCGGGGGGGCAGAGCCTGACGCTCGGCGTGCAGCTGGCTGCCGCCCTCGCCGAATTCGGTCTGCCGCCCTACCATGCCGAGCGCGACCGTCAACGGGCGATCTACCGCGACGACAACCGTTTCATCTGGAGCGGCGGCGATTACGATACCGACGAAGCCTTGATGGCGACCTGGGAACCCAAGCAGCAGCGACGCGACGTCAACGTGATGGAAATGGTCAACGCGGTCGACGTCGAATTCGCCGGCGATGATGCCCAGGAGATCTGGGTGCTCGGTACCGAATTCATGCTCGACGACGGTACCTCGCTCAACGAACTGGAAGGCGGCCAGGCGACGAGCATGCCGGTGCACTACCACGAGTGGGACTATCAGATTCAGCTGGAACGACCGGAGTGGGCCACGGTGATCGAGCGGCGCCCGGCGATGGGCGACCTCGACGAGATCGAACGCACGCTCGATACGCTCAAGCCGACCGTTTCGCGGCTCAGGCACAAGATCGAGGCGCTGGTGCCGCAGGGCATGCAGCGGATCCGCCACCTGGAAGACGGCGACGACCTGGACATCGACGCCGCCGTGCGGGCGATGATCGACCTGCGTTCCGGCCGCCAGCCTGATCCTCGGGTGATGATGCGCAATCGCCTGCACAACCGCGATGTCGGCGTGCTGATGCTGTTGGATGTGTCGGAATCGGCCAACGACGCCGTGCCGGGCGGCGACGAAACCATTCTCTCGCTGACGCGCAAGGCCTGCCTGGTGCTCGCCGAGGCGTTGGAGAAGATCGGCGACCCGTTCGCGCTGCACGCCTTTTCCTCCGATGGACGCCACGATGTCCGATACCAGCGCATCAAGGATTTCAACCAGCCCTACGACGACACCGGCAAGGCGCGCCTTGCCGGCATGACTGCCGGCTATTCGACTCGCCTGGGTACCGCGCTGCGCCACGCCGGCGGTTTCCTGCGCCATCTGCCGCAACAGAAGAAGCTGTTGTTGGTGATCACCGACGGCGAGCCCGCCGATGTCGACGTGCGCGATCCGCAGTACCTGCGTTACGACGCGCGCTATGCCGTGGACGAATTGCGTCGGGCCGGGATAGTGACCTACGGATTGAGTCTGGACCCCTATGCCGACCAGTATGTCTCGCAGATTTTCGGTATCGGGCGGTATGCGGTGGTCGACCACGTCGAGCGTCTGCCGGAGAAGCTGTCGACGCTTTACATGGGACTGACGCGATGA